One Coccinella septempunctata chromosome 1, icCocSept1.1, whole genome shotgun sequence DNA window includes the following coding sequences:
- the LOC123308304 gene encoding TGF-beta receptor type-1 isoform X4 yields MDLKNIPEIAFLQSGVGKEYCNEHFIDLNNDEYTKKVSACCDNADFCNEKLKFVMPTHMLLPEPSLWNLSSFEIMVIIVAPTALICALTIAYYFCRTSKQSRGGLHHHLQHGEDSIEAPDHPILKGVSLKHMIEMTTSGSGSGLPLLVQRSIARQIQLVESIGQGRFGEVWRGRWRGENVAVKIFSSREERSWFREAEIYQTVMLRHENILGFIAADNKDNGTWTQLWLITDYHEHGSLFDFLDRNVMDTSGMIRMALSIATGLAHLHMDIMGTQGKPAIAHRDLKSKNILVKSNGTCAIGDLGLAVRHDVTTDTVDIPLNNRVGTKRYMAPEVLDETMNVYQFDSFKRADVYALGLIFWEISTRCNVGGIYDEYNLPFYDAVPPDPTIEEMRRVVCIEKQRPNIPNRWQSCEALHVMSKLMKECWYHNATARLTALRIKKTLSNYRASEELKM; encoded by the exons ATGGACTTGAAAAACATACCGGAAATAGCCTTTTTACAATCTGGCGTAGGCAAAGAATACTGTAATGAACATTTTATAGATCTCAACAATGATGAATATACGAAAAAAGTTTCGGCATGTTGCGACAACGCAGATTTCTGCAATGAAAAGCTGAAGTTCGTAATGCCGACTCACATGCTTCTGCCAG AGCCGTCACTGTGGAACCTTTCCTCTTTCGAGATTATGGTCATTATAGTGGCACCAACTGCATTAATATGCGCGCTTACAATTGCGTATTATTTTTGCCGTACTTCTAAGCAGAGCAGGGGCGGACTTCATCATCATCTACAACACGGTGAAGACAGTATTGAGGCCCCCGATCATCCGATCTTGAAGGGGGTCAGTCTCAAGCACATGATCGAGATGACAACTAGTGGTAGCGGTTCAG GGTTGCCGTTACTGGTGCAGCGAAGTATTGCCCGACAAATTCAATTAGTCGAGAGCATAGGCCAAGGAAGATTCGGTGAGGTGTGGCGGGGAAGGTGGCGTGGTGAGAATGTCGCCGTGAAGATCTTCAGCAGTAGAGAAGAGAGGTCTTGGTTTAGAGAGGCGGAAATCTACCAGACCGTCATGTTGAGACATGAAAATATTCTTGGCTTCATCGCAGCTGATAATAAAG ATAATGGAACATGGACTCAATTGTGGCTGATAACCGATTACCACGAACATGGGTCCCTGTTCGATTTCTTAGATAGAAACGTGATGGACACTAGTGGTATGATTAGGATGGCCCTTTCAATCGCTACTGGATTAGCCCATCTACATATGGACATTATGGGTACTCAGG GAAAACCAGCTATCGCCCATAGagatttgaaatcgaaaaatataCTGGTTAAGTCTAATGGTACCTGCGCCATTGGCGACCTCGGCTTAGCTGTGCGTCATGACGTTACTACTGATACAGTCGATATACCTTTAAATAACAGAGTTGGTACAAAAAGATATATGGCCCCAGAG GTTCTTGATGAAACCATGAATGTTTATCAGTTTGATTCATTCAAAAGAGCGGACGTTTACGCATTAGGTTTGATCTTCTGGGAAATATCAACTAGATGTAATGTTGGTGGTATATATGATGAATATAATCTACCTTTCTATGATGCTGTACCTCCAGATCCCACAATAGAAGAAATGAGACG GGTTGTTTGTATTGAGAAACAAAGGCCTAATATTCCCAATAGATGGCAAAGTTGTGAAGCACTCCATGTCATGTCAAAATTGATGAAAGAATGCTGGTACCACAACGCTACAGCGCGTTTGACCGCTTTGCGTATTAAAAAGACATTATCTAATTACAGGGCGTCAGAGGAACTCAAAATGTGA